In the genome of Hydrogenophaga sp. PBL-H3, the window CGGCCAGCGCATCGCCCATCGCGAGTTGCGCGGTGGTGCTGGCGGTGGGCGCGAGGTTGTGGGGGCAGGCTTCCTTGTCGACCGAGCTGTCCAGCACCGCCAGGGCGTGTCGGCCCAGCGTGGAGCCAGGCCGGCCGGTGAGCGCGATCAGGGGCACGCCCATGCGCTTGATGTGCGGAAGGATGGCGGAGAGTTCGTCGCTCTCGCCGCTGTTGCTGATGCCCAGCACCACGTCGGCCGCGGTGATCATGCCCAGATCGCCATGGCTGGCTTCGGCGGGATGCACAAAAAGGGCCGGCGTGCCGGTAGAGGCCAGTGTGGCGGCGATCTTGCGGCCAATGTGACCGCTCTTGCCCATGCCCATGACCACCACACGTCCCTGGCAGGTCAGCATGCAGGCCACCGCCGTGGAGAAAGACTCGCCCATGCGCAGGGCCATGGCCGTGACGGCCTGGGCTTCTATACCGAGTGTTTCCTGGGCCATCGCCAAAGCGCGGGCGGCATCGAAGGTGGTGGGCGAACTCATGCGGTCATTATCGCCGTGGGTCTTCCCGCAGGGGCTCCCTGCGCCGCCATCGCTGGCCGTTAACATGACCGCATGACCTCGCTCGACATTGCCCTGCTGTACTTGCTGGCATCCGTATTGGGCGTGGTCGTGTGCCGGCTGCTGCGGCTGCCGCCGATGTTGGGCTACCTGGTGGTGGGCGTGCTGATCGGGCCCAATGCGCTCGCACTGGCGCAGGACTCCAGCGGCATCCGCTATCTGGCGGAATTCGGCGTGGTGTTCCTCATGTTCGTGATCGGACTTGAGTTCAGCCTGCCCAAGCTGCGCGCGATGAAGCGGCTGGTGTTCGGCCTCGGTCTGTCGCAGGTGGTGCTCACGGTGCTGATCACCACCGCAGCCTCGATGGCTCTCACCCTGCTTCTGCCCACCTGGTGGAACATCAGTTGGCAGACCGCGCTGACGCTGGGCGGCGTGATGGCCATGAGCAGCACGGCCATCGTGATCAAGCTGGTGGCCGAACGGCTGGAGCTGGAGTCCGAACACGGCAAGCGGGTGCTGGGCATCCTGCTGTTCCAGGATCTGGCCGTTGTGCCTTTGCTGGTGATCATCCCCGCGCTCGCAGCCGAGCCGGAAGACTTGCTGATTGCAGTGGGGTGGGCCAGCCTGAAGGCCGTGTTGCTGCTGGGCCTGCTGCTCACGGGCGGGCAGAAGGTGATGCGCTGGTGGCTCACGCTGGTGGCACGGCGCAAGAGCGACGAGTTGTTCATGCTCAACCTGCTGCTCATCACGCTGGGCCTTGCCTGGCTGACCGAACACGCCGGCCTGTCGCTGGCGCTGGGGGCGTTCGTGGCCGGCATGCTCATCTCGGAGACCGAGTTCAAGCACCAGGTGGAGACCGACATCCGCCCGTTCCACGACGTGTTGCTGGGGCTGTTCTTCATCACCATCGGCATGATGCTGGACTGGCGCATGGTGCTCGGCAGCTGGCCGCTGGTGCTCCTGCTTCTCACGCTCTCGGTGGTGTTCAAGCTGGCGCTCATCACCGGTCTCACGCGTGCGTTCGGCGCGCCCATGGGCGTGGCACTGCGCACCGGCCTGTACCTCGCGCAGGCCGGTGAATTCGGCCTGGTGCTGCTCACGCTGGCTGGCAACAACAACCTGATACCGCCCAACCTGTTCAACCCTGTGCTGGCGTCCATGGTGCTGTCGATGCTGGCCACGCCGTTCGTGATCATGTATGCCAACACCATCGTGACAAGGCTGGTGGGCAGCGACTGGTTGATGCAATCGGTGCAGATGACCAGCATCGCGCGCAAAGCGATCAACGCCGACAAGCACGTGATCATTTGTGGCTACGGACGCTGCGGGCAGAACCTGGCCCGCCTGCTCGAGGCCGAACGCATTCCCTACATGGCTCTCGACCTCGACCCCGACCGCGTGCGCCAGGCCGCGGCCGCTGGCCATTCGGTGGTGTTTGGCGACGCTGCGCGCCTGCAGGCGCTCATGGCCGCAGGCTTGCACCGCGCCAGCGCCGTGGTCATCACGTATCTGGACACGGCCAGCGCACTCAAGGTCTTGCGCCACACCCACGAACAGGCGGTGAACGTGCCGGTGGTGGTGCGCACGGTGGACGACATGGACCTGGAGAAACTGCGCGCGGCCGGTGCCACCGAGGTGGTGCCCGAGGCAATCGAAGCCAGCCTCATGCTGGCCAGCCACGCCCTGGCTCTGGTGGGTGTGCCCATGCGCCGCGTGATCCGTGTGGTGCAAGACCAGCGCGATGCGCGTTACAACCTGCTCAAAGGCTACTTCCATGGCGCAGACGACGATGGCGCCGATGAAATCGACCACGAGCGGCTCAACACCGTGACGCTGCCCGCTGCCGGGCGCACGGTGGGCAAAACGCTGGAGAGTCTGGCCCTGCACGCGGTGGGGGTGCGGGTGGTGAGCCTTCGCCATGCCAGCGGCATGCCGGCCACGCTGACCGACGACACCGTGCTGCAAGGCGGTGACACGCTGGTGCTCAGCGGCAAAGCACCCGCCCTGGCGCTGGCCGAGGACAAGCTGCTGTCCGGCTGAAGCGCCACGGCCCCGGGTTCAGTGAAAGCCCCGTCGATTAGGTATAGATTAAGAATCTTCGGTTCGAATCGCGACTGATTGGTATGTATGCTCGCGGTTTTCCAATGTCCGGAGTCTTTTCCATGATCGATCGCCGTTTGTTCCTGGGTGCTGGCGTGGCTGGCGCTTCCGCACTGACCTTCTCGTCCGTGTTCTCGCAAAACACCCCCAACGTCGGCGCACCGGTCCTGCCTGTGCCGGGCTTTCGCAAGATGAAGCTGGGCGCGATGGAGATCATCGCGATCAACGACGGCGCGCTGCGTCGCCCGCTGGGTGAAGAGTTTGTGCGCAACGCGCCGCTGGAGCAGGTCAAGGCCATGCTCGCGTCGCAGAACCTCTCGACCGATTACGTGGACATCCCCTTCACGCCTTACCTCATCGTCAGCGGCAACACCAAGTACCTGATCGACACCGGCTTCGCCGACAACGGTCCGCCCACCACCGGACGCCTGGCAGCCAACATGGCGGCCGCTGGCTACAAGCCCGAAGACATCGATCACGTCATCCTCAGCCACTTCCACGGCGACCACATCAACGGCCTGATCAAGAAAGACGGCTCGCTGGTCTTCCCCAAGGCGAAGGTGCACGTGCCCAATCCGGAGATGGCCTTCTGGATGGACGAGGCCAAGATGGCCGAAGCGCCACCCGCTGCCCAGGGTGGCTTCCAGAACGCCCGCCGCGTGCTCGGCAAGATCCCGGCGGACCGCCTGGTGCGCTTCGAGCCGGGTGCCGAGCTGGCACCGGGCATCCAGTCATCGGCTGCATTCGGCCACACGCCGGGCATGGCGGTTTTCACGGTGCGCTCTGAAGGAAAGTCGTTCATGTACACCGCCGACGTGACCAATGTGCCCTCGCTGTTCGCTCGCAGCCCCGACTGGGCTGTCTCGTTCGACATGGACGCCGAGATGGCGCGCCAGACGCGTCGCCGCATCTTCGACACGCTGGTGAAAGACAAGATGGCGGTGGGTGGCTTCCATTTCCCCTTCCCTGCCCTCGGCACGCTGGAGGCCTCCGGCAACGGATACCAGTTCAAACCCATGGCCTGATCGGGTCGCCATGGTCTCCCACCCCGGCCTACGCGCCGGGGTTTTTTTTGCCCGATCGATAATGGGCAACCACCTCAAACCCCGACCCCGATGGACACCTCTGCTTTCCTCAAGGCCCACATCCGAACGGTGCCCGACTGGCCCGCGCCCGGTGTGCAGTTCCGCGACATCACACCG includes:
- a CDS encoding monovalent cation:proton antiporter family protein produces the protein MTSLDIALLYLLASVLGVVVCRLLRLPPMLGYLVVGVLIGPNALALAQDSSGIRYLAEFGVVFLMFVIGLEFSLPKLRAMKRLVFGLGLSQVVLTVLITTAASMALTLLLPTWWNISWQTALTLGGVMAMSSTAIVIKLVAERLELESEHGKRVLGILLFQDLAVVPLLVIIPALAAEPEDLLIAVGWASLKAVLLLGLLLTGGQKVMRWWLTLVARRKSDELFMLNLLLITLGLAWLTEHAGLSLALGAFVAGMLISETEFKHQVETDIRPFHDVLLGLFFITIGMMLDWRMVLGSWPLVLLLLTLSVVFKLALITGLTRAFGAPMGVALRTGLYLAQAGEFGLVLLTLAGNNNLIPPNLFNPVLASMVLSMLATPFVIMYANTIVTRLVGSDWLMQSVQMTSIARKAINADKHVIICGYGRCGQNLARLLEAERIPYMALDLDPDRVRQAAAAGHSVVFGDAARLQALMAAGLHRASAVVITYLDTASALKVLRHTHEQAVNVPVVVRTVDDMDLEKLRAAGATEVVPEAIEASLMLASHALALVGVPMRRVIRVVQDQRDARYNLLKGYFHGADDDGADEIDHERLNTVTLPAAGRTVGKTLESLALHAVGVRVVSLRHASGMPATLTDDTVLQGGDTLVLSGKAPALALAEDKLLSG
- a CDS encoding KpsF/GutQ family sugar-phosphate isomerase is translated as MSSPTTFDAARALAMAQETLGIEAQAVTAMALRMGESFSTAVACMLTCQGRVVVMGMGKSGHIGRKIAATLASTGTPALFVHPAEASHGDLGMITAADVVLGISNSGESDELSAILPHIKRMGVPLIALTGRPGSTLGRHALAVLDSSVDKEACPHNLAPTASTTAQLAMGDALAVALLDARGFKADDFARSHPGGALGRKLLTHVSDVMRSGADLPRVGPQASLMELMGVISAKGLGMSAVVDADDRVLGIFTDGDLRRLIEKTGSSTDLRTLSANDVMHPNPRTVRADALAVEAAGVMEANRITSVLVVDPGGRLIGALNANDLMRSKVI
- a CDS encoding MBL fold metallo-hydrolase; protein product: MIDRRLFLGAGVAGASALTFSSVFSQNTPNVGAPVLPVPGFRKMKLGAMEIIAINDGALRRPLGEEFVRNAPLEQVKAMLASQNLSTDYVDIPFTPYLIVSGNTKYLIDTGFADNGPPTTGRLAANMAAAGYKPEDIDHVILSHFHGDHINGLIKKDGSLVFPKAKVHVPNPEMAFWMDEAKMAEAPPAAQGGFQNARRVLGKIPADRLVRFEPGAELAPGIQSSAAFGHTPGMAVFTVRSEGKSFMYTADVTNVPSLFARSPDWAVSFDMDAEMARQTRRRIFDTLVKDKMAVGGFHFPFPALGTLEASGNGYQFKPMA